Proteins encoded in a region of the Mycolicibacterium neoaurum genome:
- a CDS encoding acyl-CoA dehydrogenase family protein, translating to MDLSWSEADNAFREEVRRFMAEKLTPEISRAGRLMTSVYSDHEASLAWQAILHERGWAAPAWPVEYGGCDWSLTQHYIFSRESQLAGAPSLSPMGIRMVAHAIVKFGTPEQKEYFLPRILTAEVFFCQGYSEPESGSDLASLSMAAIDDGDHLVCTGSKIWTTHATEANWMFALVRTSRTGKKQHGITFVLVDMTTPGIEVRPLVMTSGEEVQSQVFFDAVRIPKANILGNIDEGWTVAKYLLEFERGGGATAPALQVMAEDVARVAATQPGPDGGALIDDPAFARKLADARIRTEVLEILEYRVLAALAGGGNPGAASSMLKVISTELSQTLTELALEAAGPRGRAYQPHATCPGGPIADFEPPADGYVSGEPWQAVAPLRYFNDRAGSIYAGSNEIQRNILAKAELGL from the coding sequence GAGGTCCGCCGATTCATGGCGGAGAAGCTGACGCCGGAGATTTCGCGAGCCGGCCGATTGATGACCAGCGTGTACAGCGATCACGAGGCCAGCCTGGCGTGGCAGGCCATCCTGCATGAACGCGGCTGGGCTGCGCCGGCGTGGCCGGTGGAGTACGGCGGATGCGACTGGAGCCTGACCCAGCACTACATATTCAGCCGTGAATCCCAGCTCGCCGGAGCGCCGTCGCTGTCGCCCATGGGCATCCGGATGGTCGCCCACGCGATCGTGAAATTCGGCACACCCGAACAGAAAGAGTACTTCCTACCGCGCATCCTCACGGCCGAGGTTTTCTTCTGTCAGGGCTACTCCGAGCCCGAGTCAGGGTCCGATCTGGCGTCACTGAGCATGGCGGCAATCGACGATGGCGATCACCTGGTCTGCACCGGCAGCAAGATATGGACCACCCACGCCACCGAGGCCAATTGGATGTTCGCATTGGTGCGGACCTCTCGCACCGGGAAGAAGCAGCACGGCATCACCTTCGTCCTCGTCGACATGACCACCCCGGGTATCGAGGTACGCCCGCTGGTCATGACCTCCGGCGAAGAAGTACAAAGTCAGGTTTTCTTCGACGCGGTGCGTATCCCGAAGGCCAACATCCTCGGCAACATCGACGAGGGTTGGACGGTGGCCAAATACCTCCTCGAATTCGAGCGCGGCGGCGGCGCCACCGCGCCGGCGCTGCAGGTCATGGCCGAGGACGTGGCACGAGTCGCGGCGACGCAGCCGGGCCCCGACGGCGGTGCCCTCATCGACGACCCCGCCTTTGCCAGGAAACTCGCCGACGCACGCATCCGTACCGAGGTCCTGGAAATCCTCGAGTATCGCGTCCTGGCGGCACTTGCCGGCGGCGGGAATCCCGGTGCGGCCTCCTCGATGCTGAAGGTGATCTCCACCGAACTGAGTCAGACGCTGACCGAACTCGCGTTGGAAGCGGCCGGGCCGCGCGGACGCGCCTACCAGCCGCACGCGACGTGCCCCGGCGGGCCGATCGCCGATTTCGAGCCTCCGGCCGACGGCTATGTCTCCGGTGAGCCCTGGCAGGCCGTCGCCCCGCTGCGCTACTTCAACGACCGGGCAGGCTCGATCTACGCCGGCAGCAACGAGATTCAGCGCAACATCCTCGCCAAAGCAGAGTTGGGACTCTAA
- a CDS encoding DUF2127 domain-containing protein gives MRIDFALRSCGLHGHATFAPDEPELRDRLRVDTPVGQAWRCLRCETFVVGPPRGRGPADTAPEVPRGRLLRDRTLMRVLAVERVVRALIVLLGAVAVFKLRGARAEYQQKFEAELPLIKPLSDQIGWNIDDSKIVQHIGEAFTLSETTLLWVGIGLIGYALIELIEAVGLWSMKRWGEYFAVIATSAFLPLEIYELTEKVTALRVLAVLINIVAVVWLLWSKRLFGLNGGGAAYLAEHHTESLLSVERAGLNHR, from the coding sequence ATGCGGATCGATTTCGCGCTGCGCTCGTGCGGTCTGCACGGGCATGCGACATTCGCTCCCGACGAGCCCGAGCTGCGCGACCGGCTGCGGGTCGATACCCCGGTCGGCCAGGCGTGGCGCTGCCTGCGGTGCGAGACGTTCGTGGTGGGTCCACCGCGCGGCCGTGGTCCGGCCGACACCGCGCCCGAGGTTCCGCGCGGCCGGTTGCTGCGCGACCGCACTCTGATGCGGGTACTGGCCGTTGAACGGGTTGTCCGGGCGCTGATCGTCCTGCTGGGTGCGGTCGCGGTGTTCAAGCTGCGCGGTGCGCGAGCTGAGTACCAGCAGAAGTTCGAGGCCGAGTTGCCGTTGATCAAACCGCTCAGCGATCAGATCGGTTGGAACATCGACGACTCGAAGATCGTGCAGCACATCGGGGAAGCCTTCACGCTCTCGGAGACCACCCTGCTGTGGGTCGGCATCGGCCTGATCGGTTACGCCCTCATCGAATTGATCGAGGCCGTCGGCCTGTGGTCGATGAAACGGTGGGGTGAGTATTTCGCCGTCATCGCCACCAGTGCCTTCCTGCCGTTGGAGATCTACGAGTTGACCGAGAAGGTCACCGCACTGCGGGTGCTTGCGGTGCTGATCAACATCGTGGCGGTGGTGTGGTTGTTGTGGAGCAAACGGCTTTTCGGACTCAACGGTGGCGGCGCGGCCTACCTCGCCGAGCACCACACCGAGAGCCTGCTCAGCGTCGAGCGCGCCGGACTGAATCACCGCTGA
- a CDS encoding ABC transporter ATP-binding protein: MSADILPVASGRETWRWLRRELRGRPGVLVGTVLVGTLAAGAAILPVYVLGALVDRIIDGSSSSVIVVMAAVLIAAALVGGAATGASNYLIARLGSVMLADLREAGMDRALALPTTTVERVGRGDLLSRVSTDVATIAKGVNEVIPTMFSALMLTALTLASMLGVDWRLAIAGAFSIPFYLWALRWYLPRSAPRYAEERRVIAERSQVLMESMLGAPTVHAYHAHTSHQRDIEEASARVRDISIGVFTFFTRFVGRVNGSEFIGLSVILVTGFWLVADGAVTVGQTTAAALLFHRLFNPISMLLFTADEAQSAGASLARLVGLVSIPPPPVADGTGANPRDTSLELNDLEFSYDGEHPVLREVSLRLEPGQRVALVGSTGAGKSTVAGIAAGILHPQRGGVRIGGVPLAEMTAEQRCRSVAIISQDVHVFAGPLTDDLRLAKPEASDDEIAAALHTVGAGEWVASLTDGIHTIVGEGGHELTAAQAQQVALARLLLLDPAVAILDEATAEAGSLGARDLERAAAAVTADRTTLVVAHRLTQAATADRIVVMAHGSITEEGTHDELVAAQGSYAQLWRAWTAHHTAPE, translated from the coding sequence ATGAGCGCGGATATCCTGCCGGTCGCCAGCGGCCGCGAGACGTGGCGGTGGTTGCGCCGCGAACTCCGCGGCCGCCCAGGGGTACTCGTCGGCACGGTGCTGGTCGGCACGCTCGCCGCCGGGGCCGCCATCCTGCCGGTCTACGTGCTCGGTGCGCTCGTCGACCGGATCATCGACGGCTCATCGTCCTCGGTGATCGTGGTCATGGCGGCCGTGCTGATCGCCGCGGCGCTCGTCGGTGGTGCGGCCACCGGTGCATCGAATTATCTGATCGCCCGGCTCGGTTCGGTGATGCTGGCCGATCTGCGCGAGGCGGGTATGGACCGGGCCCTCGCCCTGCCGACGACAACAGTGGAGCGCGTCGGACGAGGAGATCTGCTGTCCCGGGTCAGCACCGATGTGGCGACCATTGCCAAGGGCGTCAACGAGGTCATCCCGACGATGTTCTCGGCGCTGATGCTCACCGCGTTGACCCTGGCCTCGATGCTCGGTGTGGATTGGCGACTGGCCATCGCCGGAGCCTTCTCGATTCCGTTCTACCTGTGGGCATTACGCTGGTATCTGCCGCGGTCGGCACCCCGGTATGCCGAGGAGCGCCGTGTCATCGCCGAGCGGTCGCAGGTGCTGATGGAAAGCATGCTCGGCGCGCCCACCGTGCACGCCTACCACGCGCACACCTCTCACCAGCGCGATATCGAGGAGGCCTCGGCGCGGGTGCGGGACATCTCGATCGGTGTGTTCACCTTCTTCACCCGGTTCGTCGGGCGAGTCAACGGATCCGAATTCATCGGGCTGTCCGTCATTTTGGTGACCGGTTTCTGGTTGGTCGCCGACGGTGCCGTCACCGTCGGTCAGACAACGGCCGCAGCGTTGCTGTTCCATCGGCTCTTCAATCCGATCAGCATGCTGCTGTTCACCGCCGACGAGGCGCAATCCGCGGGAGCCAGCCTGGCCAGGCTGGTCGGTCTGGTGAGCATCCCGCCACCGCCGGTGGCCGACGGTACCGGTGCGAATCCACGCGATACCTCCCTGGAGCTGAACGATCTCGAATTCAGCTATGACGGAGAACATCCCGTCCTGCGTGAAGTAAGCCTCCGGCTGGAGCCCGGGCAACGGGTGGCCCTCGTCGGGTCGACCGGCGCCGGCAAATCGACCGTGGCCGGTATCGCGGCCGGCATACTGCACCCGCAGCGCGGCGGGGTGCGCATCGGCGGGGTGCCGCTGGCAGAGATGACCGCCGAGCAGCGGTGTCGAAGCGTGGCCATCATCAGCCAGGACGTCCACGTGTTCGCCGGTCCGCTCACCGACGATCTGCGGCTCGCCAAACCGGAAGCATCCGACGACGAGATCGCAGCGGCGCTGCACACCGTCGGTGCCGGGGAGTGGGTCGCCTCGCTCACCGATGGTATCCACACCATCGTCGGTGAGGGCGGGCACGAACTCACCGCCGCCCAAGCCCAGCAGGTTGCGCTCGCGCGATTGCTGTTGCTCGATCCGGCCGTGGCGATCCTCGACGAGGCGACCGCGGAGGCGGGCAGCCTCGGCGCACGTGACCTGGAACGGGCCGCGGCAGCCGTCACGGCCGATCGCACCACGCTGGTTGTGGCACACCGGTTGACCCAGGCGGCCACCGCCGACCGCATCGTGGTGATGGCGCACGGCAGCATCACCGAGGAGGGCACGCACGACGAACTCGTGGCGGCGCAGGGCAGTTACGCCCAGTTGTGGCGGGCCTGGACGGCTCACCACACGGCACCCGAGTGA
- a CDS encoding acyl-CoA dehydrogenase family protein: MDFTLNHEQDLLRDGLTRFLSSRYGLESSRAAAKLGPGWQPAIWRAFADELGILGAALPERVGGIGGGPVEVMVIAEELGRALVIEPYVDTVVVAGGLLQRAGGDIADALLERIAGGEAIVSLAAAEASSGDRWQDASTTAVADGAGWVLDGAKIAVPNAPLATHLLVTATTSTGLSLFLVDLSNPPAGLTMHGYRTIDDHRAADVELAGVPAVLLGTDGQAWDSLARARDEGAAAVAAETVGCMRKVLADTVEYCKQRHQFGMPIGSFQVLQHRMVDMHMEVEQSVAAVYLAVLNLDADPATRSRAVSAAKATVGRAARFVGQNAVQLHGGMGMTEELAIGHYFKRLTAMQYEFGTTDFHTMRYAELTRP; the protein is encoded by the coding sequence ATGGACTTCACCCTCAACCATGAACAGGACCTGCTGCGCGACGGGCTCACCAGGTTCCTGTCATCCCGGTACGGTCTCGAATCCAGCCGTGCGGCAGCCAAACTCGGCCCGGGCTGGCAGCCGGCGATCTGGCGGGCCTTCGCCGACGAACTCGGCATTCTCGGTGCGGCGTTGCCGGAGCGGGTCGGTGGCATCGGAGGCGGACCGGTCGAGGTGATGGTGATCGCCGAAGAGCTGGGCCGGGCACTGGTCATCGAACCCTACGTCGACACGGTGGTGGTCGCCGGCGGTCTGCTGCAGCGGGCCGGCGGCGATATCGCAGATGCACTACTGGAGCGGATCGCCGGCGGCGAAGCCATCGTCTCGCTGGCCGCCGCCGAAGCGTCATCCGGCGATCGCTGGCAGGACGCCTCGACCACCGCCGTCGCCGACGGCGCGGGCTGGGTACTCGACGGAGCCAAGATCGCGGTGCCCAACGCACCCCTGGCCACTCATCTACTGGTGACGGCCACCACATCGACCGGGCTGTCGCTGTTCCTCGTCGATCTGAGCAACCCGCCTGCGGGCCTGACCATGCACGGATATCGCACGATCGACGACCATCGGGCCGCCGATGTCGAGCTTGCCGGTGTCCCGGCGGTCCTGCTCGGCACCGACGGTCAGGCCTGGGACTCGCTGGCACGGGCGCGGGACGAGGGTGCAGCGGCGGTGGCCGCGGAGACTGTGGGCTGCATGCGGAAGGTGTTGGCCGACACCGTCGAGTACTGCAAGCAACGCCATCAGTTCGGCATGCCGATCGGCAGCTTCCAGGTGCTGCAGCACCGCATGGTGGACATGCACATGGAAGTGGAGCAATCGGTGGCCGCGGTATACCTCGCCGTCCTCAACCTCGACGCCGATCCCGCCACGAGGTCGAGGGCGGTGTCGGCAGCGAAGGCGACCGTCGGCCGGGCGGCGCGGTTCGTCGGCCAGAACGCGGTCCAACTGCACGGCGGCATGGGGATGACCGAGGAGTTGGCGATCGGCCATTACTTCAAGCGGTTGACCGCCATGCAGTACGAATTCGGCACGACCGACTTCCACACCATGCGATACGCCGAGCTCACGCGTCCCTGA
- a CDS encoding AMP-binding protein, producing MSIDLIHDLVSTAAAVAPDRAAVIGTDAESISFAQFDSQIRRLAAWVAEHSAPGERVAVIADNGPDYARLYYAVPRSGRILTLVNQRLSAAEQLTALDAAEPTLVLGDRRYLDALPHPAVAFDDADWQRFPADDPRDTPSPDDPAWLLFTSGSTGTPKGVLHTHRSITTAVRGTVAGRAVQSGGVYLLPFPMCHIAGYNMLVHHSRASTVLPVPSFRPDTFVATVHAHGVTSCSLAPTMLHSLLAYLEDTGQTLPTLRDIGYGSAAIPADLLRRAVDTLGVGFHQGYGMTETGGNVTFLGPDDHRSADPTILRSAGRPHAEVEIRIAANGEILVRGAQVAARYWPDRPVTVDGWLHTGDIGNVDEHGRLVVTDRLKDVIITGGENVSSREVEDVLSLHPSVAQAAVVGVPDPYWGEAICAVVVAATPVSAAELITHVRARLAAFKRPRHVLFVDSLPLTSNGKVAKEVVRHQARDAL from the coding sequence ATGAGCATCGATCTGATCCACGACCTGGTGTCGACGGCAGCAGCGGTGGCCCCCGACCGCGCCGCTGTCATCGGTACCGACGCTGAGTCGATCAGCTTCGCGCAGTTCGACTCTCAGATCCGTCGGCTCGCAGCCTGGGTGGCGGAGCACAGCGCACCCGGAGAGCGTGTCGCCGTGATCGCCGACAACGGTCCCGACTATGCCCGGCTCTACTATGCCGTCCCGCGCAGCGGCCGCATCCTCACATTGGTCAACCAACGTCTCAGCGCCGCAGAGCAGCTCACCGCGCTCGACGCGGCCGAGCCGACCCTCGTGCTCGGCGACCGCCGCTACCTCGATGCGCTCCCCCACCCCGCGGTCGCCTTCGATGACGCTGACTGGCAACGCTTTCCCGCCGATGATCCACGGGACACCCCCTCCCCCGACGATCCGGCCTGGCTGCTGTTCACCAGCGGTTCAACCGGTACCCCCAAGGGCGTGCTCCATACTCACCGATCGATCACCACGGCGGTGCGCGGCACGGTGGCGGGCCGGGCGGTGCAGTCCGGCGGGGTCTACCTACTGCCGTTCCCGATGTGTCATATCGCCGGTTACAACATGTTGGTCCACCATTCGCGGGCCTCGACGGTCCTGCCGGTACCGTCTTTTCGGCCGGACACATTCGTTGCGACGGTGCACGCGCACGGCGTCACATCATGTTCGTTGGCGCCGACCATGTTGCACAGCCTGCTGGCCTACCTGGAAGACACCGGCCAGACCCTGCCGACATTGCGCGATATTGGCTACGGCTCGGCGGCCATTCCGGCCGACCTGTTGCGTCGCGCCGTCGACACGCTGGGAGTGGGCTTCCACCAGGGTTACGGTATGACCGAAACCGGCGGCAACGTCACGTTTCTGGGCCCGGACGACCACCGCAGCGCCGACCCGACAATCCTGCGCAGCGCCGGCAGACCACACGCCGAAGTCGAGATACGGATCGCCGCGAACGGTGAGATCCTCGTCCGTGGAGCACAGGTCGCCGCACGGTACTGGCCGGACCGCCCGGTGACCGTCGACGGCTGGTTGCACACCGGCGATATCGGCAACGTCGACGAGCACGGCAGGCTGGTGGTCACCGATCGGCTCAAGGACGTCATCATCACCGGCGGTGAGAACGTCTCTTCCCGCGAGGTCGAGGACGTGCTGTCACTGCATCCGAGCGTCGCTCAGGCGGCGGTCGTCGGCGTGCCGGATCCCTACTGGGGCGAGGCGATCTGCGCCGTCGTCGTGGCAGCGACACCGGTGAGCGCCGCGGAACTGATCACCCATGTGCGGGCCCGGCTCGCTGCATTCAAACGTCCGAGGCATGTGCTCTTCGTCGACAGCTTGCCGCTGACCAGTAATGGCAAGGTGGCCAAGGAGGTCGTGCGCCACCAGGCCCGGGACGCTCTGTGA
- a CDS encoding TetR family transcriptional regulator, which translates to MSSAAAPDVAYMWGRASRRKRTHRQVFGAATAILDARAELSLAELAVRARITPATVSAHFPTVDTVFAELYLTRLHDLPLVIDPTAPMRARVGEQLRAITLVVADEPLLAAACARALLSENDDSVAGVRERVAAEVHRRTAAALGVGAWPEVLDTVETLFWGALLQVRAGVLSYREMADRLDTMLELVLPDLA; encoded by the coding sequence ATGTCCAGCGCAGCGGCGCCTGATGTCGCCTATATGTGGGGCCGAGCGTCCCGGCGTAAGCGCACCCACCGTCAAGTCTTCGGCGCCGCGACGGCGATCCTGGACGCCCGTGCCGAACTGTCCCTCGCTGAGCTTGCGGTGCGGGCACGGATCACACCGGCCACCGTCTCGGCCCATTTCCCGACCGTCGACACCGTCTTCGCCGAGCTGTATCTGACCCGGTTGCATGATCTGCCACTGGTCATCGACCCGACAGCACCGATGCGCGCCCGAGTCGGCGAGCAACTGCGCGCAATCACACTGGTGGTCGCCGACGAGCCCCTGCTCGCCGCGGCGTGTGCCAGAGCACTGCTGAGTGAGAACGATGATTCGGTCGCCGGGGTACGCGAAAGGGTGGCCGCCGAGGTGCATCGTCGGACTGCGGCCGCGCTCGGCGTCGGGGCCTGGCCGGAGGTGCTCGACACCGTGGAGACGCTGTTCTGGGGTGCGCTGCTGCAGGTTCGCGCCGGCGTGCTGAGTTATCGCGAGATGGCCGACCGGCTGGACACCATGCTCGAACTGGTCTTGCCCGATCTCGCCTGA